The following are encoded in a window of Carettochelys insculpta isolate YL-2023 chromosome 30, ASM3395843v1, whole genome shotgun sequence genomic DNA:
- the LOC142003489 gene encoding uncharacterized protein LOC142003489, translating into MPAVPPPSPRTQQLPPQERKQKGKWGGPRGSLCNGIRGPALLPLPRGPEAAPRRTLRLAPRATGQQDMGRLPARQNRPGLAGMWRGLFLAASVLSACLQLGQAGFGLTIRREPVALDLGSNVTLLVLGIPPSLLICSWYRGAEAGNATTWILSYAPAASPQRFYGPAYTGREVLGPSCSLHITGLRASDAGSYALNVQVPGYNKNYSMSISFSARRFTAFLAVVVAVPVTVLVCVALLVTIAICRRRRNSGASSWSEPPGERTGIIPK; encoded by the exons ATGCCGGcagttccccctccctcccctcggACTCAACAGCTCCCGCCACAGGAGAGGAAGCagaaggggaagtgggggggcccAAGAGGGTCCTTGTGCAATGGCATCCGTGGCCccgccctgctccccctgccgaGGGGGCCTGAGGCAGCCCCCAGACGCACCCTGCGGCTGGCACCCAGAGCCACTGGGCAACAGGATATGGGGCGTCTCCCCGCCCGTCAGAACCGTCCCGGCCTGGCTGGCATGTGGAGGGGACTCTTCCTGGCAG CCTCTGTCCTGAGCGCCTgcctccagctgggccaggccgggTTCGGACTCACCATCCGGCGGGAGCCAGTGGCCCTGGACCTGGGGAGCAATGTGAccctgctggtgctgggcatCCCCCCGAGCCTCCTGATCTGCAGCTGGTACCGCGGAGCTGAGGCCGGCAATGCCACCACTTGGATCCTGAGCTACGCCCCTGCCGCCAGCCCCCAGCGGTTCTACGGCCCAGCCTACACCGGGCGGGAGGTGCTggggcccagctgctccctgcataTCACAGGACTCAGAGCCTCCGATGCCGGCAGCTACGCCCTGAACGTGCAGGTGCCCGGCTACAACAAGAACTACTCCATGAGCATCTCCTTCAGTG CCCGAAGGTTCACCGCCTTCCTGGcggtggtggtggctgtgccGGTGACAGTTctggtgtgtgtggccctgctggTGACGATAGCCATATGTAGGAGACGTCGTAACTCAG gtgccagcagctggagcGAGCCTCCTGGCGAGAGGACAGGGATCATTCCAAAGTGA